In the genome of Streptacidiphilus rugosus AM-16, one region contains:
- a CDS encoding threonine/serine exporter family protein: protein MPEGRQPAQPDKPSDQREEPSGKSAEAAEGAAEEAEAAVGPDEELTVTPGLLGHAEPVGTTPASLEAAPVEPEEEGKPDSDWAHFGYTPTSGIPVVSLRKGAPGPAPWPDRMRTLLRTPMSERPAFERTETEDRPAEVPAPKIARVLDLSLRIGELLLASGEAAEDVEAAMLGVSHALGLDRCEPQVTFTLISITYQPSLTEPPITSARVVRRRGSDYTRLAAVYRLVADITGEQAGVEEAYRRLAEIRRNRHPYPTWLLSLATGCLAGAATLLVGGKADGQAWLVLLCAFVASVVGDRLAWLISTRGLPEFYQFVVAAMPAAALGVTLTLVGTGLRGSVVITGGLYALLPGRALVAAVADGLTGFYITAAARLLEVLYLVVGIVLGVSLVLYVGVSFGAKLHPEQTFAQQEAPLVQLPAAMALTLFFAVLLQSPRRVLLIVTLLGGIGWTVFGVLRTAGVSAIVATAGAAMIIGLFGQMASRYRYASYLPYVTAALGPLLPGSVIYVGLLSFTQNEPISGLLSVIRAAALALALAVGVNLGGEMARLFLKIPQGDAPNFVRRAAKRTRGF from the coding sequence GTGCCCGAGGGCAGACAGCCAGCACAGCCCGACAAGCCGTCGGACCAGCGGGAGGAACCGTCGGGGAAGTCGGCGGAGGCGGCGGAGGGGGCGGCGGAGGAGGCGGAAGCGGCGGTCGGGCCGGACGAGGAGCTCACGGTCACACCGGGACTCCTCGGCCACGCCGAGCCGGTCGGCACCACGCCCGCGTCACTGGAGGCCGCCCCTGTCGAGCCCGAGGAGGAGGGGAAGCCAGACAGCGACTGGGCCCACTTCGGCTACACCCCCACCTCCGGCATCCCGGTCGTCTCGCTCCGCAAGGGCGCGCCCGGCCCCGCCCCCTGGCCGGACCGGATGCGGACCCTGCTGCGCACCCCCATGTCCGAGCGCCCCGCCTTCGAGCGCACCGAGACGGAGGACCGCCCCGCCGAGGTTCCCGCCCCGAAGATCGCCCGGGTGCTCGACCTCTCCCTGCGCATCGGCGAACTGCTGCTCGCCAGCGGGGAGGCCGCCGAGGACGTCGAGGCGGCCATGCTCGGCGTCTCGCACGCCCTCGGCCTGGACCGCTGCGAGCCGCAGGTCACCTTCACCCTGATCTCGATCACCTACCAGCCCTCGCTGACCGAGCCCCCGATCACCTCGGCCAGGGTCGTGCGCCGCCGGGGCTCCGACTACACCCGGCTGGCGGCCGTGTACCGGCTGGTCGCGGACATCACCGGCGAGCAGGCCGGCGTCGAGGAGGCGTACCGCCGCCTCGCCGAGATCCGGCGCAACCGGCACCCCTACCCGACCTGGCTGCTCTCCCTGGCGACCGGCTGCCTGGCCGGCGCGGCGACGCTGCTCGTCGGCGGAAAGGCGGACGGCCAGGCCTGGCTCGTGCTGCTCTGCGCGTTCGTCGCCTCGGTGGTCGGCGACCGGCTGGCCTGGCTGATCTCGACGCGCGGACTGCCGGAGTTCTACCAGTTCGTCGTCGCGGCCATGCCGGCCGCCGCGCTCGGCGTCACCCTCACCCTGGTCGGCACCGGGCTGCGCGGCTCCGTCGTGATCACCGGCGGCCTGTACGCGCTGCTCCCGGGCCGCGCGCTGGTCGCCGCCGTCGCCGACGGCCTCACCGGCTTCTACATCACCGCCGCCGCCCGCCTGCTCGAAGTGCTCTACCTCGTCGTCGGCATCGTGCTCGGGGTCAGCCTGGTGCTCTACGTCGGCGTCAGCTTCGGCGCGAAGCTCCACCCGGAGCAGACCTTCGCGCAGCAGGAGGCCCCGCTGGTGCAACTGCCGGCCGCCATGGCGCTGACGCTCTTCTTCGCCGTACTGCTGCAGTCCCCGCGCCGGGTGCTGTTGATCGTCACCCTGCTCGGCGGCATCGGGTGGACCGTCTTCGGCGTGCTGCGCACGGCGGGCGTCTCGGCCATCGTGGCCACGGCGGGCGCGGCCATGATCATCGGCCTCTTCGGCCAGATGGCCTCGCGCTACCGGTACGCGTCCTACCTGCCCTACGTCACGGCGGCGCTCGGCCCGCTGCTGCCGGGGTCGGTGATCTACGTCGGTCTGCTCTCCTTCACCCAGAACGAGCCGATCTCCGGCCTGCTCTCGGTCATCCGGGCGGCGGCGCTGGCCCTCGCGCTGGCCGTCGGCGTCAATCTGGGCGGGGAGATGGCCCGCCTGTTCCTGAAGATCCCCCAGGGCGACGCCCCGAACTTCGTCCGCCGCGCGGCGAAGCGCACCCGGGGCTTCTGA
- a CDS encoding C40 family peptidase: MNRRTASLVAGLAALLLPGALALPQAVASARADTPPGPSSGAVHSAQAAAEAAQARVNAVAAQLAAAQATEQALNMRAEAAVEAYNGAVVAQQRADSAAATARVAAAAADQANASALEQVGRLAVQEYQDGGPPQLDGFVGLLAAQTPADAALATQAARAAAERASSILHAAAATASAAARTSAAAQAASTAAAAATAKVQAARIQAQQLLADQQAQVTALDTQRTQLLAGLADAQRTALQLTEARAAALAAQAARLAALQKQQSAGVAPVPVPVSGNVSDVIAFARAQLGLPYVWGGAGPATYDCSGLTMRAWQRAGISLPHFAADQYAESHPVTYRQLQPGDLVFWSHDGTPQGIYHVALYIGSDTIIEAPRTGDVVKTASLWIMGTPAYYARP, encoded by the coding sequence GTGAATCGCCGCACCGCCTCCCTCGTCGCCGGCCTCGCCGCTCTGCTGCTGCCGGGGGCCCTCGCCCTGCCCCAGGCTGTCGCGAGCGCCCGCGCCGACACCCCGCCCGGCCCTTCCTCGGGTGCGGTCCACTCCGCGCAGGCCGCCGCCGAGGCCGCCCAGGCGCGGGTGAACGCGGTCGCCGCGCAGCTGGCGGCGGCACAGGCCACGGAACAGGCGCTGAACATGCGGGCGGAGGCCGCCGTCGAGGCCTACAACGGCGCGGTCGTCGCCCAGCAACGCGCCGACAGCGCAGCGGCGACCGCCCGCGTCGCGGCTGCCGCCGCAGACCAGGCCAACGCCTCCGCCCTGGAGCAGGTGGGCCGGCTGGCAGTGCAGGAGTACCAGGACGGCGGCCCGCCGCAGCTCGACGGATTCGTCGGCCTGCTCGCCGCCCAGACCCCCGCCGACGCCGCCCTCGCCACCCAGGCCGCCCGCGCCGCGGCGGAACGGGCGAGCTCCATCCTGCACGCCGCCGCGGCGACCGCCTCGGCCGCAGCGCGGACCTCCGCCGCCGCCCAGGCGGCGAGCACGGCGGCCGCCGCCGCGACGGCGAAGGTCCAGGCCGCCCGCATCCAGGCCCAGCAACTGCTGGCCGACCAACAGGCCCAGGTCACCGCGCTGGACACCCAGCGCACCCAACTCCTCGCCGGCCTGGCCGACGCGCAGCGCACCGCCCTCCAGCTCACCGAGGCCCGCGCCGCCGCCCTCGCGGCCCAGGCGGCCCGCCTGGCCGCGCTGCAGAAGCAGCAGAGCGCGGGCGTGGCACCGGTCCCGGTCCCCGTCTCCGGGAACGTCTCCGACGTCATCGCCTTCGCGCGTGCGCAGCTGGGCCTGCCGTACGTCTGGGGCGGCGCCGGACCGGCCACCTACGACTGCTCCGGCCTCACGATGCGCGCCTGGCAGCGCGCAGGCATCTCCCTCCCGCACTTCGCCGCCGACCAGTACGCCGAGTCCCACCCTGTGACCTATCGCCAGCTCCAGCCCGGTGACCTGGTCTTCTGGTCCCACGACGGCACCCCGCAGGGCATCTACCACGTGGCCCTCTACATCGGCTCCGACACCATCATCGAGGCCCCGCGCACCGGCGACGTCGTCAAGACCGCCTCACTCTGGATCATGGGCACCCCGGCCTACTACGCCCGCCCCTGA
- a CDS encoding oxidoreductase, giving the protein MPDAAAAGTWKLGDREVNRLGFGAMRLTGNGVMGNSDGAPIDRDVAIGLLPRAVELGVNHIDTASFYFGPLRSANELINRALAPYDDQVVVVTKVGPGRGPSGDWTARATPEQLRGQVEENLRQLGGDHLDVVNLRRGLEPSIAEHFGALADLRDAGLIRHLGISHVTPEHLAEAQAIAPVVCVQNFYSLDCRRADENGLLDSCGEQGIAFVRYYAISGLQREAAAATAHDDAVLAVARAHDATPAQVRLAWTLQRGPHVLAIPGTRNPQHLEENIAAAALRLSEDELARLAG; this is encoded by the coding sequence ATGCCCGACGCTGCCGCCGCCGGCACCTGGAAGCTCGGCGACCGCGAAGTCAACCGGCTCGGATTCGGCGCGATGCGGCTGACCGGCAACGGCGTGATGGGCAATTCCGACGGCGCTCCGATCGACCGCGATGTCGCGATCGGGCTGCTGCCTCGGGCCGTCGAGCTCGGCGTGAACCACATCGACACGGCGTCCTTCTATTTCGGTCCGCTCCGGTCGGCCAACGAACTGATCAACCGCGCGCTGGCCCCCTACGACGACCAGGTGGTCGTCGTCACCAAGGTCGGCCCCGGGCGTGGTCCGTCGGGGGATTGGACGGCCAGGGCGACACCGGAGCAGCTGCGGGGGCAGGTGGAGGAGAACCTTCGCCAACTCGGCGGTGACCACCTCGACGTCGTCAATCTGCGGCGCGGACTGGAGCCCTCGATCGCCGAACACTTCGGGGCGCTGGCCGATCTTCGTGATGCCGGGCTCATCCGTCACCTCGGCATCTCCCACGTCACGCCCGAGCACCTGGCGGAGGCCCAGGCCATCGCGCCGGTGGTGTGCGTGCAGAACTTCTACAGCCTCGACTGCCGCCGTGCCGACGAGAACGGATTGTTGGACAGCTGTGGCGAGCAAGGCATCGCCTTCGTCCGGTACTACGCCATCTCCGGCCTCCAGCGCGAGGCCGCAGCCGCCACCGCCCACGACGACGCCGTCCTCGCCGTCGCCCGCGCCCACGACGCGACGCCCGCGCAGGTCCGACTGGCGTGGACCCTCCAGCGTGGCCCTCATGTCCTTGCGATCCCGGGTACCCGCAATCCGCAGCACCTGGAGGAGAACATCGCAGCCGCCGCACTGCGGTTGTCGGAGGACGAGTTGGCCCGCCTGGCTGGTTGA